Proteins encoded in a region of the Vitis riparia cultivar Riparia Gloire de Montpellier isolate 1030 chromosome 7, EGFV_Vit.rip_1.0, whole genome shotgun sequence genome:
- the LOC117917445 gene encoding probable manganese-transporting ATPase PDR2 yields MLRFHVGGKVVEDVDLLRKRHWPWRLDVWPFAILYTIWLVTVVPSIDISDAIIVFGGLVVLHILVGLFTAWSVEFRCFVQYSKVNSIQQADACKITPAKFSGSKEIVPLHFRKLLVGSSSSDVEEIYFDFRKQCFIYSKEKETFFKLSYPSKESFGYYHKSTGHGSEAKVVAATEKWGRNVFEYPQPTFQKLMKENCMEPFFVFQVFCVGLWCLDEYWYYSLFTLFMLFMFESTMAKSRLKTLTELRRVRVDNQTIMVHRCGKWVKLSGTELLPGDVVSIGRSSGQNGEDKTVPADMLILAGSAIVNEAILTGESTPQWKVSIMGRGNEEKLSVKRDKNHVLFGGTKILQHTPDKTVHLKTPDGGCLAVVLRTGFETSQGKLMRTILFSTERVTANSWESGLFILFLVIFAVIAAGYVLKKGLEDPTRSKYKLFLSCSLIITSVIPPELPMELSIAVNTSLIALARRGIFCTEPFRIPFAGKVDICCFDKTGTLTSDDMEFRGVTGLTDAADLESDMSKVPARTVEILASCHALVFVDNKLVGDPLEKAALKGIDWSYKSDEKAVPKKGSGQAVQIVKRHHFASYLKRMSVVVRVQEEFLAFVKGAPETIQERLVDLPPSYVETYKKYTRQGSRVLALAFKSLPEMTVSEARNMDRDVVESGLTFAGFAVFNCPIRADSATVLSELKGSSHDLVMITGDQALTACHVAGQVLIISKPTLILGPARNSAGYEWISPDETEIIRYSAKEVEALSETHDLCIGGDCFEMLQQTSAVLQVIPFVKVFARVAPEQKELILTTFKTVGRMTLMCGDGTNDVGALKQAHVGVALLNAMPPTQIGGSSSEASKDETSKSVKSKKPKPATETTKALSLNGEGPSKGRSASKSESTSHSAANRHLTAAEMQRQKLKKLMDELNEEGDGRAVPIVKLGDASMASPFTAKHASVAPTTDIIRQGRSTLVTTLQMFKILGLNCLATAYVLSVMYLDGVKLGDVQATISGVFTAAFFLFISHARPLPTLSAARPHPHVFCSYVLLSLLGQFALHLFFLISSVKEAEKYMPDECIEPDSDFHPNLVNTVSYMVNMMIQVATFAVNYMGHPFNQSIPENKPFFYALFGAVGFFTVITSDLFRDLNDWLKLVPMPVGLRNKLLIWAFLMFLGCYSWERLLRWIFPGRIPAWKKRQRLAAANLEKKLL; encoded by the exons CTGGTAGGTTCTTCATCCTCAGATGTAGAAGAGATTTACTTCGATTTCAGAAAGCAATGCTTCATCTATTCAAAGGAGAAGGAGACATTCTTCAAGCTTTCTTATCCTTCCAAGGAAAGCTTCGGCTACTATCACAAAAGTACTGGACACGGCTCAGAAGCTAAAGTTGTTGCTGCTACTGAGAAGTGGGGACGGAATGT ATTTGAATATCCACAGCCCACATTCCAGAAATTAATGAAAGAGAACTGTATGGagccattttttgtttttcag GTCTTCTGTGTCGGTCTCTGGTGTTTGGATGAATATTGGTATTACAGTTTGTTTACCCTATTCATGCTATTTATGTTTGAATCTACAATGGCAAAAAGTCGGCTAAAGACTCTAACTGAGCTCAGACGTGTAAGAGTGGACAATCAGACGATCATGGTGCATCGCTGTGGGAA GTGGGTGAAGCTCTCTGGGACAGAACTTCTCCCAGGGGATGTTGTCTCCATTGGACGCTCTTCTGGCCAGAATGGAGAGGATAAGACTGTACCAGCTGACATGCTTATATTAGCTGGAAGTGCTATTGTGAATGAAGCCATTCTTACAGGCGAATCTACCCCCCAATGGAAG GTATCAATCATGGGTAGGGGAAATGAGGAGAAGTTATCAGTGAAGCGAGATAAAAACCATGTCCTTTTTGGTGGGACAAAGATATTGCAGCATACTCCTGATAAG ACCGTTCATCTTAAAACCCCAGATGGGGGCTGCTTGGCTGTTGTTCTACGAACTGGCTTTGAAACAAGTCAAGGAAAACTGATGCGGaccattttattttcaacagAGAGG GTTACCGCTAACAGCTGGGAAAGCGGGCTCTTCATTTTGTTCTTAGTCATATTTGCAGTAATAGCTGCCGGTTATGTGCTCAAAAAG GGCCTAGAAGATCCAACAAGAAGTAAATACAAGCttttcttgagttgttcattgatTATTACGTCTGTGATCCCCCCTGAGTTGCCAATGGAGTTGTCAATAGCTGTTAATACATCTTTGATTGCATTGGCACGGCGTGGGATATTTTGTACGGAGCCGTTTCGAATTCCATTTGCTGGAAAA GTTGACATATGTTGTTTTGATAAGACTGGAACACTTACATCAGATGACATG GAGTTCCGTGGAGTCACTGGGTTGACGGATGCTGCAGATCTAGAGTCAGATATGAGTAAAGTGCCTGCCCGCACTGTTGAAATTTTGGCTTCCTGTCATGCCTTGGTGTTTGTGGACAACAAGCTG GTTGGTGATCCTCTTGAGAAGGCTGCCCTTAAAGGAATAGATTGGTCTTACAAATCTGATGAGAAGGCTGTGCCCAAAAA gGGAAGCGGCCAAGCTGTGCAAATTGTTAAGAGACACCACTTTGCCTCTTACTTGAAACGAATGTCAGTTGTTGTTCGCGTTCAGGAGGAATTCCTTGCTTTTGTGAAG GGGGCTCCAGAAACTATTCAGGAGAGGCTTGTTGATTTGCCACCTTCCTATGTTGAGACCTACAAGAAATACACGCGTCAAGGATCTCGTGTTTTGGCCCTTGCTTTCAAGTCCCTTCCAGAAATGACA GTTAGCGAAGCTAGGAACATGGATAGAGATGTGGTGGAGAGTGGCCTTACCTTTGCAGGTTTTGCG GTATTTAACTGTCCTATTAGAGCAGATTCAGCTACTGTTCTGTCTGAATTAAAAGGATCATCACATGACTTG GTAATGATTACTGGTGATCAAGCTTTGACAGCTTGTCATGTTGCTGGCCAAGTTCTTATTATTTCAAAGCCAACATTAATTCTTGGTCCAGCAAGGAATAGTGCAGGATATGAGTGGATTTCACCAGATGAAACTGAGATAATTCGCTACAG TGCGAAAGAGGTTGAAGCTTTATCAGAAACCCATGATCTCTGCATTGGAGGTGACTGCTTCGAAATGTTACAACAGACTTCTGCTGTTCTACAAGTCATTCCCTTTGTGAAG GTATTTGCAAGGGTTGCTCCTGAGCAAAAGGAACTTATATTGACCACTTTCAAAACAGTGGGAAGGATGACATTGATGTGTGGTGATGGAACCAATGATGTTGGAGCTCTGAAACAG GCCCATGTAGGAGTTGCTTTATTGAATGCTATGCCACCAACTCAAATTGGAGGATCTTCCTCAGAAGCATCTAAAGATGAAACTAGCAAGTCTGTCAAGTCAAAGAAACCCAAGCCTGCAACAGAAACAACCAAAGCCCTTAGTCTGAATGGAGAAGGCCCTTCAAAAGGCAGATCTGCCTCAAAGTCAGAATCCACCAGTCACTCAGCTGCTAATCGCCATCTGACGGCTGCAGAGATGCAACGTCAGAAGCTGAAGAAGCTCATGGATGAACTGAATGAGGAGGGTGATGGTCGTGCAGTTCCCATTGTGAAGCTTGGGGATGCTTCAATGGCATCACCATTCACAGCAAAGCATGCATCAGTTGCTCCTACCACTGACATTATTCGTCAAGGCCGCAGTACTCTAGTGACAACCCTTCAGATGTTTAAGATTCTTGGCCTCAACTGCCTTGCAACAGCTTATGTGCTGAGTGTCATGTATTTAGATGGCGTCAAACTTGGTGATGTCCAAGCTACCATAAGCGGTGTTTTCACAGCTGCTTTTTTCCTATTTATCTCACATGCACGACCCCTTCCTACACTATCAGCTGCACGTCCCCACCCTCATGTCTTCTGCTCCTACGTCCTCCTGTCTCTCCTAGGACAGTTTGCCCTCCACTTGTTCTTTTTGATTTCTTCTGTGAAGGAGGCTGAGAAATATATGCCAGATGAATGCATCGAGCCAGACTCTGATTTCCACCCCAACCTTGTGAACACTGTATCATACATGGTGAACATGATGATCCAAGTGGCAACCTTTGCTGTGAACTACATGGGCCATCCTTTCAACCAGAGTATCCCAGAAAACAAACCATTTTTCTATGCCCTTTTTGGCGCTGTTGGTTTCTTCACAGTCATCACCTCTGATTTATTTAGGGACTTGAATGACTGGTTGAAATTGGTGCCCATGCCAGTGGGATTGAGGAACAAGCTACTGATCTGGGCTTTCCTCATGTTCTTGGGCTGCTATTCATGGGAAAGATTGTTGAGGTGGATTTTCCCTGGTCGTATTCCAGCCTGGAAGAAGCGACAAAGACTGGCTGCTGCTAACCTAGAAAAGAAGCTACTCTGA